The following coding sequences lie in one Puniceicoccus vermicola genomic window:
- a CDS encoding transposase family protein translates to MKSVLCSLFWEGYTLYKHKHLGKGHLLFILEALNDPVCGGCGQSCRRIHDQSLRRIRDCDLLDQRLSLELSVRRVRCGRCGTKTERI, encoded by the coding sequence ATGAAGTCTGTACTATGTTCCCTGTTTTGGGAAGGCTACACTTTGTATAAACACAAGCATCTGGGAAAAGGGCATTTGTTGTTCATCCTAGAGGCCCTAAACGATCCGGTCTGTGGAGGTTGTGGGCAGAGTTGCCGGAGGATTCACGACCAGTCGCTGCGCCGTATTCGCGACTGTGATCTGTTGGATCAGCGGTTAAGTCTGGAGTTGAGTGTCCGTCGGGTTCGCTGCGGGCGCTGCGGGACGAAGACCGAACGCATTG
- a CDS encoding IS3 family transposase: protein MERRGKEMETEAVVDWVNRERAVQPQLGGLKLHHRMKEQEVPFQLGRDRFFDLLREKDLLVKPEPSTPRTTQWKEYLPVFPNIVAERPAEAPEEVWLCDLTYIATDEGFQYLFLISDQFSRKIVGYHLSDTMETTDALEALRKACGSLTPGKKPRHHSDRGCQYCSHKYVNELHNRGISVSMTEVNHCYENSQAERLNGILKQEYG, encoded by the coding sequence ATGGAGCGTCGAGGCAAGGAGATGGAGACCGAGGCCGTGGTGGACTGGGTCAATCGTGAACGTGCGGTGCAACCGCAGTTAGGAGGCTTAAAACTGCACCATCGGATGAAAGAACAAGAGGTTCCTTTCCAACTGGGCCGCGACCGGTTCTTTGACCTGTTGAGGGAGAAAGACTTACTGGTCAAGCCGGAGCCGAGCACACCGCGCACAACTCAGTGGAAAGAGTATCTTCCCGTATTCCCCAATATCGTGGCTGAACGTCCGGCCGAGGCTCCGGAGGAAGTGTGGCTTTGCGATCTAACATACATCGCAACCGACGAAGGCTTCCAGTATCTTTTTTTGATCAGCGACCAGTTCTCGCGAAAAATCGTTGGTTATCATCTCAGCGATACGATGGAGACAACGGACGCCCTTGAGGCGCTGCGTAAGGCTTGTGGCAGCCTGACTCCGGGCAAAAAACCACGGCACCACTCCGATAGAGGATGCCAATACTGCAGCCATAAGTATGTCAACGAACTGCACAACCGCGGTATCTCGGTGAGTATGACCGAAGTGAATCATTGCTACGAAAACTCACAGGCCGAACGGCTCAACGGCATACTTAAGCAGGAATACGGAC